The genome window TCTAAGTAGCTACGTACTGTTCATTAACAGCTTTCTCAGCGAGGAGGAGAAGGTGGTGTACTATGCCGCGTGCGACGTCGCTGTCTTCCCTAGTCTCTACGAGCCCTTCGGGATAGTTGCCCTAGAGGCCATGGCCATGGAGAGGCCGGTGGTAGTGGGAGCCAGCGGCTGCAGCGGCCTCCGAGAAATAGTAGTTCCATCTGGAGCCTACCAGTGCGGTGTCCACGTAAACCCTCACGACCCCCAGGACATCGCCTGGGGGGTTCGGGCAGTCCTCTCGAGTCAAGATAGGGGCAGGTGGATGGGGGCCAACGGGAGGAGGAGGGTCTTAGAGAGCTTCACCTGGGACAAGGCGGCTTCGAGGACCTTGGAGGTCTATAAGACGCTGGCCAAGTGAAGTATTAAGCAGCCCCTACGCTAGCTCTAGGCTTCCACCCACTACTTGCGTACTCTCTCAACACTGAGCTATATACAGCCTCGGTCTTCTCAGCTATCTTGTCCCAGGAGTACGCCTCGTGGACGTACTTTAGCGCGTTCTCCCCCATCCTCCTGGCCGCCTCTCTATCTTCGACTAGGCGCTCAATAGCTAAGCTTAGCTCGTGCGCGTCTCCCTTGGGCACCTTTATCCCGTTGAAGCCGTTAATCACAACCTCTGAGAGACCCCCTACGTCGGACACTACTACTGGCTTGCCCGCCGCCATGGCCTCTAGGGCAACTATCCCGAAGGGCTCGTAGAGACTAGGGAAGACAGCGACGTCGCATGCCCAGTAGAGCTCGCTTAGCTCTAGGTCGTTAATGAAGCCTGTGAAGTAGAACTTGTGGGCTAGCCCAAGGCTATTCAGCTTACTCATAAGCTCCCTACGGAGGGGGCCTTCGCCAACGAGCACGAACTTCAAGTCCTGCCTTCTAGACAGAGCCTCTATGGCTGCGTCGACGAGTACGTGGACCCCCTTCTC of Candidatus Nezhaarchaeota archaeon contains these proteins:
- a CDS encoding glycosyltransferase family 4 protein; this translates as SSLRVPEDKIQVVPNGASLMRPLRPTQLHEARRKYAESWENLVLFVGRMVYEKGVHVLVDAAIEALSRRQDLKFVLVGEGPLRRELMSKLNSLGLAHKFYFTGFINDLELSELYWACDVAVFPSLYEPFGIVALEAMAAGKPVVVSDVGGLSEVVINGFNGIKVPKGDAHELSLAIERLVEDREAARRMGENALKYVHEAYSWDKIAEKTEAVYSSVLREYASSGWKPRASVGAA